One Actinoplanes missouriensis 431 DNA segment encodes these proteins:
- a CDS encoding serine hydrolase domain-containing protein, translating to MARAFESNFAAGAEHGAAVCVYHRGVPVVDLWGGWADEAGTDPWRPDTLGVLASPTKALVTGAALLLVERGLLGLDTPMSEVWPEFGSRGKENVTLRMVLSHRSGVVCLDHDPITAYGLRTHTPIVDALVTARAEWEPDTDFGYHATTFGHLISELVRRRTGLTVGRFFAREIAAPLDLNCHIGLTDPASAHLAHMIESKAEELMRGEDPGEIEELRDPGTLTYRATLASMSQEPADPTVEDPSYGGLASARSLARYFASLIGEVDGFRLLSAATVDEMRKVRSSGMCQVMMSPCSWGLGVQVPDSPVFPVDAGLSGAFGLSGANGVFTFADPEHELAFAYIPNAGSEAMGSMDPRNRRLVEAVYRCVR from the coding sequence GTGGCGCGCGCATTCGAGAGCAATTTCGCCGCCGGTGCCGAACACGGCGCCGCGGTCTGCGTCTATCACCGGGGCGTGCCGGTCGTCGACCTGTGGGGCGGCTGGGCGGACGAGGCCGGGACCGACCCGTGGCGCCCGGACACCCTCGGCGTGCTGGCCTCACCCACCAAGGCGCTGGTGACCGGCGCGGCGCTCCTGCTGGTCGAGCGCGGCCTGCTCGGCCTGGACACGCCGATGTCCGAGGTCTGGCCGGAGTTCGGCTCCCGCGGCAAGGAGAACGTCACGCTGCGGATGGTGCTCAGCCACCGCTCCGGCGTGGTCTGCCTGGACCACGACCCGATCACCGCGTACGGCCTGCGCACCCACACGCCGATCGTCGACGCGCTGGTCACCGCCCGGGCGGAGTGGGAGCCGGACACCGATTTCGGCTACCACGCCACCACCTTCGGGCACCTGATCAGCGAGCTGGTCCGGCGCCGTACCGGGCTGACCGTGGGCCGGTTCTTCGCCCGGGAGATCGCCGCGCCGCTCGACCTGAACTGCCACATCGGACTCACCGACCCGGCGTCGGCGCACCTGGCCCACATGATCGAGTCGAAGGCCGAGGAGCTGATGCGCGGCGAGGACCCCGGGGAGATCGAGGAGCTGCGCGATCCGGGCACCCTCACCTACCGGGCCACCCTGGCGAGCATGTCGCAGGAGCCGGCCGACCCCACCGTCGAGGACCCGTCGTACGGCGGGCTCGCCAGCGCGCGGTCGCTGGCCCGGTACTTCGCCTCGCTGATCGGCGAGGTCGACGGGTTCCGGCTGCTCAGCGCCGCCACCGTCGACGAAATGCGCAAGGTCCGCTCGAGCGGCATGTGCCAGGTGATGATGTCGCCGTGCTCCTGGGGGCTGGGCGTGCAGGTCCCGGACAGCCCGGTGTTCCCGGTGGACGCCGGGCTGAGCGGCGCCTTCGGGCTCAGCGGCGCCAACGGCGTGTTCACGTTCGCCGACCCGGAGCACGAGCTGGCCTTCGCCTACATACCGAACGCCGGGTCGGAGGCGATGGGCAGCATGGATCCGCGCAACCGCCGGCTCGTCGAGGCCGTCTACCGCTGCGTGCGCTGA
- a CDS encoding AfsR/SARP family transcriptional regulator: protein MTNIGVLGPLRVTVGGTSLVPTAGKPRQLLALLTLRHGQILPVSTLMEEIWGDAIPRSGLTTLQTYIMQLRRLIGTSLNSSGTTAKDVLATSFNGYQLNLRAGTFDLREFERLAAAGDRELERGRAAEASGHLRDALALWRGPALIDVPVGRVLSLEIIGMDEARMRVEEQRIVSELVMGRHAQLIPDLRMLVAQHPMNENLSALLMIAFQRMGAEWRALEVFRNLRQALSSELGVEPSHHLQKLHQALLTQAPELPAIAGLRFTRSHPPLI from the coding sequence ATGACTAACATCGGCGTATTGGGCCCGTTGCGGGTCACCGTCGGAGGCACGTCCCTGGTGCCCACCGCGGGCAAGCCCCGGCAGTTGCTCGCGCTGCTGACCTTGCGCCACGGGCAGATTCTGCCCGTCTCGACACTGATGGAGGAGATCTGGGGAGACGCCATCCCGCGCAGCGGCCTCACCACGCTGCAGACGTACATCATGCAATTACGCCGGTTGATCGGGACGAGCCTGAATTCCTCCGGAACGACCGCCAAGGACGTCCTCGCCACCAGTTTCAACGGCTATCAGCTCAACCTGCGCGCCGGCACCTTCGACCTGCGCGAGTTCGAGCGGCTCGCCGCGGCCGGCGACCGCGAGCTGGAACGTGGCCGGGCCGCCGAGGCCTCGGGGCACCTGCGCGACGCGCTGGCCCTGTGGCGTGGCCCGGCGCTGATCGACGTGCCGGTCGGCCGGGTCCTCTCGCTGGAGATCATCGGCATGGACGAGGCCCGGATGCGCGTCGAGGAGCAGCGGATCGTCAGCGAGCTGGTGATGGGCCGGCACGCGCAGCTCATCCCGGACCTGCGGATGCTGGTGGCGCAGCACCCGATGAACGAGAACCTCAGCGCGCTGCTCATGATCGCCTTTCAGCGGATGGGCGCCGAGTGGCGAGCCCTCGAGGTGTTCCGCAACCTGCGTCAGGCACTGAGCTCCGAGCTCGGTGTCGAGCCGTCGCACCATCTCCAGAAGCTGCACCAGGCGCTGCTGACGCAGGCTCCCGAGCTGCCGGCGATCGCCGGCCTGCGCTTCACGCGCTCGCACCCGCCCCTGATCTGA
- a CDS encoding acyltransferase family protein, whose product MTSAAPPVRQLPSLTGYRSLLFVAVFLTHALGAGMFFANEAVNWAGTILPYGTAALATFFVLSGFVLTWGEPWRTPVRRFWRRRAVKIWPGHIVAWAFTLFLLFALGPTTMLGSLDANGPGQILANLFLVQAWIPEESYLFSVYGVNWSVSNEVLFYLLLPLLIKPILKIRDNRLWYWFAAVVAAIVAVPVITHFFVGGEPWGGGDMSFAQVYYTNFFPLARLPEFLLGVFLARIVQTGRWPSINGWWYALLSLILCALMVVLPGTFRISGLLTIGICFFVPVLAARDLSGRSSWMNNKVMVFFGNTSYAAYLVHFPLLGLTRWMVGENNTFGFFTGTLIVVVLFIVTQAAGAALFLGVEQPLMRRFANPRRSRPGTGARVPGPQADPDTERPSPAGLQESR is encoded by the coding sequence ATGACCTCCGCTGCGCCTCCGGTACGTCAGCTGCCCTCGCTGACCGGGTACCGCTCTCTGCTGTTCGTCGCCGTCTTCCTCACCCACGCGCTCGGCGCCGGGATGTTCTTCGCGAACGAGGCGGTCAACTGGGCCGGCACGATCCTGCCGTACGGCACGGCCGCCCTCGCCACCTTCTTCGTCCTCAGCGGTTTCGTCCTGACCTGGGGTGAGCCGTGGCGGACCCCGGTGCGCCGGTTCTGGCGCCGCCGGGCCGTCAAGATCTGGCCCGGGCACATCGTGGCGTGGGCGTTCACTTTGTTCCTGCTCTTCGCCCTCGGGCCGACCACGATGCTCGGCTCCCTGGACGCCAACGGGCCGGGTCAGATCCTCGCCAACCTCTTCCTGGTGCAGGCCTGGATCCCGGAGGAGAGTTACCTGTTCAGCGTGTACGGCGTGAACTGGTCGGTCTCCAACGAGGTGCTCTTCTATCTGCTGCTGCCGCTGCTCATCAAGCCGATCCTGAAGATCCGGGACAACCGGCTGTGGTACTGGTTCGCAGCGGTCGTCGCCGCCATCGTCGCGGTCCCGGTCATCACCCACTTCTTCGTCGGCGGGGAGCCGTGGGGCGGCGGCGACATGTCGTTCGCCCAGGTCTACTACACCAACTTCTTCCCGCTGGCCCGGCTGCCCGAGTTCCTGCTCGGAGTCTTCCTGGCCCGGATCGTGCAGACCGGACGGTGGCCGTCGATCAACGGCTGGTGGTACGCCCTGCTCTCGCTGATCCTGTGTGCGCTGATGGTCGTCCTGCCCGGCACCTTCCGGATCAGCGGCCTGCTCACCATCGGCATCTGCTTCTTCGTCCCGGTGCTTGCCGCCCGTGACCTGTCCGGCCGGTCCAGCTGGATGAACAACAAGGTGATGGTCTTCTTCGGCAACACCTCGTACGCCGCCTACCTGGTGCACTTCCCGCTGCTCGGCCTGACCCGGTGGATGGTCGGCGAGAACAACACGTTCGGGTTCTTCACCGGCACGCTGATCGTGGTGGTGCTGTTCATCGTCACGCAGGCCGCCGGCGCCGCGCTCTTCCTCGGCGTGGAGCAGCCGCTGATGAGGCGCTTCGCCAACCCGCGCCGCTCCCGGCCGGGGACCGGAGCACGCGTACCGGGACCGCAGGCCGACCCGGACACCGAGCGGCCGTCCCCGGCCGGTCTCCAGGAGTCCCGATGA
- a CDS encoding MBL fold metallo-hydrolase: MNGTESLTEVGDGVLAYVQRDGGWCVNNAGVLVSGGSVALIDTVATEARARRLRERVLAATHATPFAVINTHSHGDHTFGNFVFPEATMYAHHQTRAEMRAAGLHLTELWPDVEWGDITLVPPAVTYAGGLTLHVGDLRAELIHMGVAHSTNDTVVWLPEQRVLFTGDIVMAGVTPFCPLGSVAGSIAAIQRLRDLAPLTVVAGHGLVGGPEVLDGTERYLRWVQDLARAGSAAGSTPAAVARDADLGEFAELRDPERLVPNLHRAFAEERDAAHGGALDMTAAMAEMSVVFREMVEYRGGPVVCHA; this comes from the coding sequence ATGAACGGTACGGAGAGTTTGACCGAGGTGGGCGACGGAGTGCTCGCCTACGTCCAGCGCGACGGCGGCTGGTGCGTCAACAACGCCGGCGTGCTGGTCTCCGGCGGCTCGGTCGCCCTGATCGACACCGTGGCGACCGAGGCGCGGGCACGCCGGCTACGCGAACGCGTGCTGGCCGCCACCCACGCCACGCCGTTCGCCGTGATCAACACGCATTCGCACGGGGACCACACCTTCGGCAACTTCGTCTTCCCCGAGGCCACCATGTACGCCCATCACCAGACTCGGGCCGAGATGCGGGCGGCCGGCCTGCACCTCACCGAGCTGTGGCCGGACGTGGAGTGGGGTGACATCACTCTCGTGCCGCCCGCGGTGACGTACGCCGGAGGCCTCACCCTGCACGTCGGCGACCTGCGCGCCGAGCTGATCCACATGGGGGTCGCGCACTCCACGAACGACACCGTGGTGTGGCTGCCCGAGCAGCGGGTGCTCTTCACCGGCGACATCGTCATGGCCGGCGTCACCCCGTTCTGCCCGCTCGGCTCGGTGGCCGGCTCGATCGCCGCGATCCAGCGGCTGCGGGACCTGGCTCCGCTGACCGTGGTCGCTGGGCACGGGCTGGTCGGCGGGCCGGAGGTGCTCGACGGCACCGAGCGCTACCTGCGCTGGGTGCAGGACCTGGCCCGCGCCGGTTCGGCCGCCGGCAGCACGCCCGCCGCGGTGGCGCGCGACGCGGACCTGGGCGAGTTCGCGGAGCTGCGCGACCCCGAGCGGCTGGTGCCGAACCTGCACCGGGCGTTCGCCGAGGAGCGCGACGCCGCACACGGCGGGGCGCTGGACATGACTGCCGCGATGGCCGAGATGAGCGTCGTGTTCCGCGAGATGGTCGAGTACCGCGGCGGCCCGGTCGTCTGCCACGCCTGA
- a CDS encoding nuclear transport factor 2 family protein, translated as MLGAITFTELYAAVSQFYGRQVKLLDTGRFEEYADTYTADGEFQHTPGVPPARTRAGIVAELKRFNSRFDGDPVQRRHLFTMLDVEELPDGTVAANYYALVLTTRPGVKEPVVGPHCVVNDILVWQDGRLFNRSRRVDHDQLFGAAAPA; from the coding sequence ATGCTCGGCGCCATCACCTTCACCGAACTGTATGCCGCGGTGTCGCAGTTCTACGGCCGCCAGGTCAAGCTGCTCGACACCGGACGATTCGAGGAGTACGCCGACACGTACACCGCGGACGGTGAGTTCCAGCACACGCCCGGCGTGCCCCCCGCCCGTACCCGTGCCGGGATCGTCGCCGAGCTGAAGCGGTTCAACTCCCGCTTCGACGGCGACCCGGTGCAGCGCAGGCACCTGTTCACCATGCTCGACGTCGAGGAGCTGCCGGACGGCACCGTCGCGGCGAACTACTACGCCCTGGTGCTGACCACCCGCCCCGGGGTCAAGGAGCCGGTGGTCGGCCCGCACTGCGTGGTGAACGACATCCTGGTGTGGCAGGACGGCCGGCTGTTCAACAGGTCCCGCCGGGTCGATCACGATCAGCTCTTCGGCGCGGCGGCGCCCGCCTGA
- a CDS encoding nucleotide disphospho-sugar-binding domain-containing protein encodes MRILFPAAPGYGLMLPLVPLVHAARAAGHEVLVATTAHMTRVAADSGLLVTDVFPSRDVGEDLVAGSAEGDLPGGYPELVREMRPFELFTLAMTEGTIAAGRDFRADLVIYCSDHMAGKLASTALGVPAVEVGNRVSWSMRDPEFRDGREHNARMGVVSEHAPVVRDLRARLGLGDRGPDVVARIDPRAPSFGGLTGEEPDARDGVPWLPMRYVPYNGGGVLPPWAMRPPRRPRICLTLGTVAPLLPGGGGLGVLLDALGGLDAEVILADDESDLSAHRLPGNVLPAGFVPLNGILRDCALVVHHGGSGTTATALHHGVPQLVVPGGADNELCARKVAESKVGLALAPADADAGTVRATAEQILRDEAFRSAASAVQAEIAGQPAPAEVLRRILHGR; translated from the coding sequence ATGCGAATCCTGTTCCCGGCGGCGCCCGGCTACGGCCTGATGCTGCCCCTGGTGCCGCTCGTGCACGCGGCCCGCGCCGCCGGACACGAGGTGCTGGTTGCCACGACCGCGCACATGACGAGGGTGGCGGCCGACTCGGGCCTGCTGGTCACCGACGTCTTCCCGTCCCGCGACGTCGGCGAGGACCTGGTCGCCGGCAGCGCCGAGGGTGACCTGCCGGGCGGTTATCCGGAGCTGGTCCGCGAGATGCGCCCGTTCGAGCTGTTCACCCTGGCGATGACCGAGGGCACGATCGCGGCCGGCCGGGACTTCCGCGCGGACCTGGTGATCTACTGCTCGGACCACATGGCCGGCAAGCTGGCGAGCACGGCACTGGGCGTGCCGGCCGTCGAGGTCGGCAACCGGGTGTCCTGGTCGATGCGCGACCCCGAGTTCCGCGACGGCCGCGAGCACAACGCCCGGATGGGCGTGGTCTCCGAGCATGCGCCGGTGGTGCGTGACCTGCGCGCCCGGCTCGGGCTCGGCGACCGGGGACCGGACGTGGTGGCGCGCATCGATCCGCGTGCCCCGAGCTTCGGCGGCCTGACCGGCGAGGAGCCCGACGCGCGCGACGGCGTGCCGTGGCTGCCGATGCGCTACGTGCCGTACAACGGCGGAGGGGTGCTGCCGCCGTGGGCGATGCGGCCGCCGCGCCGGCCGCGGATCTGCCTCACCCTCGGCACCGTCGCGCCGCTGCTGCCCGGCGGTGGCGGCCTCGGCGTGCTGCTGGACGCGCTGGGCGGGCTGGACGCCGAGGTGATCCTCGCCGACGACGAGTCCGACCTGTCGGCGCACCGGCTGCCGGGCAACGTGCTGCCGGCCGGGTTCGTCCCGCTCAACGGCATCCTGCGCGACTGCGCGCTGGTGGTGCACCACGGTGGCTCCGGCACCACGGCCACCGCCCTGCACCACGGTGTTCCGCAACTGGTCGTCCCGGGCGGCGCGGACAACGAGCTGTGCGCCCGCAAGGTGGCCGAGAGCAAGGTGGGGCTGGCCCTGGCCCCGGCGGACGCCGACGCCGGCACGGTACGGGCGACGGCCGAGCAGATCCTGCGGGACGAGGCGTTCCGCTCCGCGGCGTCGGCCGTCCAAGCCGAGATCGCCGGGCAGCCGGCGCCCGCCGAGGTGCTGCGGCGGATCCTGCACGGCCGCTGA
- a CDS encoding nitroreductase/quinone reductase family protein: MSDTGWDFNAFQRQVIEEFRANEGRVGGPFEGSTLALITTIGARSGKRRTSPLGYLTIDGTPVVVASAMGADKHPDWYHNIRRNPVVTVEVGTETYEAVAQAPGGAERDALFAKVVEQDPGFGDYQKKTERRIPVVTLTRIDTSRADWTRGLGDFLVESHDWLRDELNGLRRQVDELIAGGDEPLQAGRPGLGHEMRRHCLEFCAALKQHHTGEDQGAFPMLAQRFPGLAPVLERLGEEHVVVARLHEELRALVDAYEPGRTDLAKLRAELESLATRLESHYRYEEQTVVSALNSVGPAPDID, translated from the coding sequence ATGAGCGACACAGGTTGGGACTTCAACGCCTTCCAGCGACAGGTGATCGAGGAATTCCGCGCCAACGAGGGACGCGTGGGCGGTCCCTTCGAAGGTTCCACCCTCGCCCTGATCACCACCATCGGGGCCCGCAGCGGCAAGCGGCGCACCAGCCCGCTGGGTTACCTGACCATCGACGGGACGCCCGTGGTGGTGGCCTCTGCGATGGGCGCCGACAAGCACCCGGACTGGTACCACAACATTCGCCGCAACCCGGTGGTGACCGTCGAGGTCGGCACCGAGACCTACGAGGCGGTCGCCCAGGCGCCGGGCGGCGCGGAGCGTGACGCGCTCTTCGCCAAGGTGGTCGAGCAGGACCCGGGCTTCGGCGACTACCAGAAGAAGACCGAGCGCCGGATCCCGGTTGTCACGCTCACCCGGATCGACACCAGCCGGGCGGACTGGACCCGCGGTCTCGGTGACTTCCTGGTGGAGAGCCACGACTGGCTTCGGGACGAGCTCAACGGCCTGCGCCGGCAGGTCGACGAGCTGATCGCCGGCGGGGACGAGCCGTTGCAGGCCGGCCGGCCCGGGCTCGGCCACGAGATGCGCCGGCACTGCCTGGAGTTCTGCGCCGCGCTCAAGCAGCACCACACCGGGGAGGACCAGGGCGCGTTCCCGATGCTGGCGCAGCGCTTCCCCGGGCTCGCGCCGGTGCTCGAACGCCTCGGCGAGGAGCACGTGGTGGTCGCCCGGCTGCATGAGGAGCTGCGGGCCCTGGTCGACGCCTACGAGCCGGGCCGCACCGACCTCGCCAAGCTGCGCGCCGAGCTGGAGAGCCTGGCGACCCGGTTGGAGAGCCACTACCGGTACGAGGAGCAGACCGTGGTGAGCGCGCTCAACTCGGTGGGACCGGCGCCGGACATCGACTGA
- a CDS encoding NDP-hexose 2,3-dehydratase family protein, whose amino-acid sequence MVFSDLVEFGDWFAERRRAQKFDVTRIPLDDLDGWHADPETGDLGHHTGRFFTVEGLDVTSSGREVDAWQQPIINQAEQGVLGILVREFDGVPHCLLQAKMEPGNVNGLQLSPTVQATRSNFTGAHGGRPVDYLEHFLAPRTGRLIYDALQSEQASWFLSKRNRNMIVQVGAEPPLLDDFCWLSFDQISALMREPNLINMDTRSVLAGAVGPSLRGADPDPATFRGAVARSQSAETGARHTTEEVLSWFTEAKNRCTLRRRRIPLSQVSGWSRRDGILTHEHGQHFDVIGVAVQASSREVTSWHQPMFEPRSRGVIAFLVRRIGGLLHVLVQARVETGALDGVEIAPTVQCQPDSYRLMPGRAPMFLDAVLGAPPERVRFDGLLSEEGGRFHQAQNRYLVVEAGDDVPLDPPPTFAWITLRQLTEFVRYGNLLNVEARCLLTIFGFYQEDAP is encoded by the coding sequence ATGGTTTTCTCCGATCTCGTGGAGTTCGGCGACTGGTTCGCCGAACGGCGCCGGGCGCAGAAATTCGACGTCACCCGGATCCCGCTCGACGATCTCGACGGCTGGCACGCCGATCCGGAGACCGGGGACCTCGGCCATCACACCGGGCGCTTCTTCACCGTGGAAGGGCTCGACGTCACCTCCTCCGGCCGGGAGGTGGACGCGTGGCAGCAGCCGATCATCAACCAGGCCGAGCAGGGTGTGCTGGGCATCCTGGTCCGCGAGTTCGACGGCGTACCGCACTGCCTGCTGCAGGCCAAGATGGAGCCGGGCAACGTCAACGGCCTGCAGTTGTCGCCGACCGTGCAGGCCACGCGGAGCAACTTCACCGGCGCGCACGGCGGCCGGCCGGTCGACTACCTGGAGCATTTCCTGGCGCCGCGCACCGGCCGGCTGATCTACGACGCGCTCCAGTCCGAGCAGGCGTCCTGGTTCCTGTCCAAACGCAACCGCAACATGATCGTGCAGGTCGGCGCCGAGCCGCCACTGCTGGACGACTTCTGCTGGCTGAGCTTCGACCAGATCAGCGCGCTGATGCGCGAGCCCAATCTGATCAACATGGACACCCGCAGCGTGCTGGCCGGCGCGGTGGGCCCCAGCCTGCGGGGTGCGGACCCGGACCCGGCGACGTTCCGTGGCGCCGTGGCTCGCTCCCAATCGGCGGAGACCGGCGCCCGGCACACCACCGAGGAGGTGCTGAGCTGGTTCACCGAGGCGAAGAACCGGTGCACCCTGCGCCGCCGCCGGATCCCGCTGTCCCAGGTGTCCGGGTGGTCACGCCGCGACGGCATCCTCACCCACGAGCACGGCCAGCACTTCGACGTGATCGGCGTCGCGGTGCAGGCGAGCAGCCGCGAGGTGACCAGCTGGCACCAGCCGATGTTCGAGCCGCGCAGCCGGGGCGTCATCGCGTTCCTCGTCCGCCGGATCGGCGGCCTGCTGCACGTGCTCGTGCAGGCCCGGGTGGAGACCGGCGCGCTGGACGGCGTGGAGATCGCCCCGACGGTGCAGTGTCAGCCCGACAGCTACCGGCTGATGCCCGGGCGGGCCCCGATGTTCCTGGACGCCGTGCTCGGCGCCCCACCCGAGCGGGTCCGCTTCGACGGGCTGCTGTCGGAGGAGGGCGGGCGGTTCCATCAGGCACAGAACCGGTACCTCGTGGTCGAGGCCGGCGACGACGTGCCGCTGGACCCGCCGCCCACCTTCGCCTGGATCACGCTGCGGCAGCTCACCGAGTTCGTCCGCTACGGCAACCTGCTCAACGTCGAGGCC
- a CDS encoding cytochrome P450, translating to MSTPDEVPAFPFPDDGRLAIPEQFADLRARCPVQRVELPFGGQGWLVSRHADVKAVLGDPRFSRAATVDADVPRTTPWRTQAGNLMAMDPPEHTRTRRLVAPVFSRRGAERLRPRTEEIVGELIAGLRRAGGPVDFVEAFAMPLPVTVICELLGVPADRWHLFRDFSEKVFGDASGSAEEAERAAAELDTFLAGLVAQRRAEPRDDLLSEMVAARDADGARLSEEELVTLGVTILVSGHETTAAAVGNYVYTLLTQGLWRDLAARPEQLDTALEELLRAVPIGGAETMPRMATEDVTVAGTVVREGEAVFPVMLSANFDESVFAEPDKLDLHRSPNPHLAFGFGPHVCLGAQLALMELRVALGRLLAEFPTLRLAVDEADVPWRTGSMVRGPRRLMVTW from the coding sequence ATGAGCACGCCGGACGAGGTGCCGGCCTTCCCCTTCCCCGACGACGGACGGCTGGCGATCCCGGAGCAGTTCGCCGATCTTCGGGCCCGCTGCCCGGTGCAGCGCGTCGAGCTGCCGTTCGGCGGGCAGGGCTGGCTGGTGTCCCGGCACGCCGACGTCAAGGCGGTGCTCGGCGACCCGCGCTTCTCCCGGGCCGCGACCGTCGACGCCGACGTGCCGCGCACCACCCCGTGGCGCACTCAGGCCGGCAATCTGATGGCGATGGACCCGCCGGAGCACACCCGGACCCGCCGTCTCGTGGCGCCGGTGTTCTCCCGGCGTGGCGCGGAGCGGCTCCGGCCGCGTACCGAGGAGATCGTGGGCGAACTGATCGCCGGCCTGCGCCGCGCCGGCGGGCCGGTGGACTTCGTCGAGGCGTTCGCCATGCCGCTGCCGGTCACCGTGATCTGTGAGCTCCTCGGGGTGCCGGCGGACCGGTGGCACCTGTTCCGGGACTTCTCGGAGAAGGTGTTCGGCGACGCCAGCGGATCCGCGGAGGAGGCGGAACGGGCCGCCGCGGAGCTGGACACCTTCCTCGCCGGCCTGGTGGCGCAGCGGCGCGCCGAACCCCGCGACGACCTGCTGTCCGAGATGGTCGCGGCCCGGGACGCCGACGGCGCCCGGCTCTCCGAGGAGGAGCTGGTGACGCTCGGCGTGACGATCCTGGTCTCCGGGCACGAGACGACCGCCGCCGCGGTCGGCAACTACGTGTACACGTTGCTCACCCAGGGGCTGTGGCGCGATCTGGCGGCCCGGCCCGAGCAGCTGGACACCGCTCTTGAGGAACTGCTGCGGGCGGTGCCGATCGGCGGCGCGGAGACCATGCCGCGGATGGCGACCGAGGACGTGACGGTCGCCGGCACCGTGGTGCGCGAGGGCGAAGCGGTCTTCCCGGTGATGCTGTCGGCCAACTTCGACGAGTCGGTGTTCGCCGAGCCGGACAAGCTGGACCTGCACCGCTCGCCGAATCCGCACTTGGCGTTCGGCTTCGGCCCGCACGTCTGCCTCGGCGCCCAGCTGGCGCTGATGGAGCTGCGGGTGGCGCTGGGGCGGCTGCTCGCGGAGTTCCCCACGCTGCGGCTCGCCGTCGACGAGGCCGACGTGCCGTGGCGGACCGGCAGCATGGTCCGCGGGCCGCGGAGGCTGATGGTCACCTGGTGA